The Streptomyces sp. 11x1 genomic sequence GAGGAGGTCGCCGCCGGGGGAGAGCGGGGTCAGGCGGCGGGCCGGGTCCAGGGAGTGGCGCACGGGGCCGTGGCCGGGGGCGAGGCGCAGTTCGCCTGTCTCCGGGGCGAGGGTCAGGCGGGTCGTCGCCGTGTCCCCGTCCAGCGCGTACGACCCCGGCGACGGCGCCACCGTGGCCATCGCCTCGCCCGACACCAGCGCCGGGAGCAGGCGCTTGGCCGGGCCCGGGTCCCCCAGGCCCGCCAGGAGCACCGTCGCCGTCACCGTCTCCACGAGCGGTCCCGGAACCGCGTGCCGACCCAACTCCACGAAGGCGAGGGCCAGTTCGACGGGGAGCGGGCCCACCCCCTCGTACGCCTCCGGCGCCCCCAGCGCGAACACGCCCGCGTCCCCGAGGCGCGCCCACACCGCACGCCCCGCCTTGTGCTCCCCGCGCCCCCAGGCCCGTATGACGGCGGGCGTGCCGGCGGCCGACAACATGGCGTCCAGCGACTCGGCGAACGCCCGCTGCTCGGTGTCCAGGAGAAAACGCATCCGGTGACGGCCTTTCGGGCGGGGGCCCGCGTCAGCTGAGGCCCTTGGGGTCGGGACCGCGCGTCGGCGGTGGCCTTTGAGGCCGGGCCGCGCGTCGGCGGTGGCCTTTGAGGCCGGGCCGCGCGTCGGCGGTGGCCTTCGGGAGGGAGTCACGCGTCAGTTGAGGCCTTTGAAGGCCGAGGCCGTGCGTCGGGGTGCGGCCCCACGGGGCGGGGCCCTGCGGGCGGGGGCCACGCCTCGGCGGAGGCCCTTGAGGTCGGCGCCGAGCGTTGTCGGTGGTCTGCGGGCGGCGACCATCGCTCGGCGGACGGCCC encodes the following:
- a CDS encoding acyl-CoA dehydrogenase family protein, producing MRFLLDTEQRAFAESLDAMLSAAGTPAVIRAWGRGEHKAGRAVWARLGDAGVFALGAPEAYEGVGPLPVELALAFVELGRHAVPGPLVETVTATVLLAGLGDPGPAKRLLPALVSGEAMATVAPSPGSYALDGDTATTRLTLAPETGELRLAPGHGPVRHSLDPARRLTPLSPGGDLLAADPSLLAHALVWARLAVAAQALGVGLALLDRTVAYVKQRTQFGVPVGSFQAVKHRLADAKVALEFARPLVFGAAVTLDPADAAAAKVTACEAAYATARTALQAHGAIGYTAEYDLSLWLTKARALRSAWGSPDECRDVVLSGPQL